Proteins from a single region of Segatella copri:
- a CDS encoding DUF3256 family protein, with amino-acid sequence MKKIKYILCACLMMASLGMEAKSMKDLLVSMPDSVVPYLNHNLRLEFTELQEMGVKAEVKNLLGETSVMDTLTADFAQLRTSKNATLQMKKLPSANGDSLLCVVKTFDGVEKESELYLFNQDWQEQDASRIFDGKSLQQLASGLIAKPDTMSEAKFEELKGKIELKIVSALLLQHENSLVVRLALPFVSADDKKAVNAIKVQRKFNWNGKTFKES; translated from the coding sequence ATGAAGAAGATAAAATATATATTATGCGCTTGCCTGATGATGGCAAGCTTGGGCATGGAAGCCAAGTCGATGAAGGACTTGCTGGTTTCGATGCCCGATTCTGTTGTGCCTTATCTCAACCACAACCTGCGGTTGGAATTTACTGAGCTGCAGGAGATGGGAGTGAAGGCGGAAGTGAAGAATCTGTTAGGCGAAACGAGTGTGATGGATACGCTGACTGCTGATTTCGCCCAGTTGAGAACGAGTAAGAACGCTACTTTGCAGATGAAGAAACTGCCATCGGCTAACGGCGATTCGCTGCTTTGCGTGGTGAAGACTTTTGACGGAGTAGAGAAGGAGAGCGAACTCTATCTCTTTAATCAGGATTGGCAAGAGCAGGATGCCAGCAGAATTTTCGATGGAAAATCTTTGCAGCAACTGGCTTCCGGACTTATTGCCAAACCCGATACGATGAGCGAGGCTAAGTTTGAGGAACTCAAGGGGAAAATTGAACTCAAAATCGTGAGTGCTCTGCTCCTGCAACATGAAAACAGCCTCGTAGTGCGCTTGGCTTTACCTTTCGTGTCTGCTGACGATAAGAAGGCTGTAAATGCAATAAAAGTGCAAAGAAAATTTAACTGGAATGGTAAAACTTTTAAGGAGAGTTAA
- a CDS encoding helix-turn-helix domain-containing protein → MNGLELRKALSKSKVSIVDLAEKLNMTQPNLSNAFKVQDVKSGMLEKICDALGVTIDFFYGGTKYMKNGGEGYVAKEETVGVAQEEDAAILYKKRQQSLADAKDQEIIFLKGQVQALKETIQMLGGKNSNVDVPMPLQKKNA, encoded by the coding sequence ATGAATGGATTGGAGTTGCGTAAGGCTTTATCAAAAAGTAAAGTGAGCATCGTTGATTTGGCAGAAAAACTAAATATGACTCAGCCAAACTTGAGCAATGCCTTCAAGGTGCAGGATGTTAAATCTGGCATGTTGGAGAAAATTTGTGATGCTCTCGGTGTAACTATTGATTTCTTCTATGGCGGAACAAAATACATGAAGAATGGCGGCGAAGGCTACGTTGCTAAAGAAGAAACTGTAGGCGTGGCGCAGGAAGAGGATGCAGCAATCCTATATAAGAAACGACAACAGAGCCTTGCTGATGCAAAAGACCAGGAGATTATATTTCTAAAGGGACAGGTGCAAGCATTGAAGGAAACTATCCAAATGCTTGGTGGCAAGAACTCAAATGTGGATGTGCCTATGCCGTTGCAGAAAAAGAATGCGTAA
- a CDS encoding DUF7833 domain-containing protein, whose amino-acid sequence MNIVDNSWIKLPRNFVNWSWYHDANMVQLYLYLLLNANVYDVKYNDITIKRGECLVSLNHLSKETGISLQKLRTGLTRLQRTKEIEYKKLQNGRIIVLVDFNKFQPIGIDEAAPDWIKLYRKICDWGWYHEPNMVHLYVYFMLKAKLVINNDSRSEAWQLNSTLRLLTKATGISEKSIRTCLARLQRTGEISYLPGVAHKQSVITLCNYDSYQAAKISTNTVLTQERHNNIESVSEHNNSQISAQKERGITRCNYDSYQATKNLTNTVLTQEQHSSNTVLTQEQHSSNTALTTLKEYKNKRIKEIKNIDDDIAHVREGDFVEVLEVTEVEKENEQKKSNKENFADLVKSETTWLTAIQKKFKLLTSEAVKNKVDEFEIELVCRGKDKHEDMKDFKCHFCDWLEKNLRTINQPQASNRSPSPTSERWSGEKFVPKSSEGGIYEGNF is encoded by the coding sequence ATGAACATAGTAGACAACAGTTGGATCAAGTTGCCCCGCAACTTTGTGAATTGGAGTTGGTACCATGACGCAAACATGGTGCAACTATACCTGTACCTCCTTCTCAACGCAAACGTTTATGATGTAAAGTACAACGACATCACCATCAAACGTGGCGAATGCCTTGTTTCCCTCAACCATTTATCTAAGGAAACTGGGATTTCATTGCAGAAGCTTCGAACAGGGCTCACAAGACTCCAGCGCACCAAAGAAATCGAATATAAGAAGTTGCAGAATGGAAGAATCATCGTTCTTGTCGATTTCAACAAGTTTCAGCCTATCGGAATAGACGAGGCTGCTCCAGATTGGATAAAGTTATATCGTAAGATTTGCGATTGGGGTTGGTATCATGAGCCAAACATGGTGCATTTGTATGTGTACTTCATGTTGAAAGCAAAATTAGTCATAAACAACGACAGCAGAAGTGAAGCATGGCAGCTCAATTCCACCTTGCGTTTATTGACAAAAGCAACCGGCATTTCCGAGAAGAGCATCAGAACTTGTCTAGCCAGATTACAACGAACTGGCGAAATCTCGTATTTACCAGGGGTGGCACATAAGCAAAGCGTCATAACTCTCTGTAATTATGATAGTTACCAAGCTGCAAAAATTTCAACTAACACAGTGTTAACACAAGAGAGGCACAATAATATAGAATCCGTGTCAGAACATAACAACTCACAAATATCGGCACAAAAAGAACGAGGCATAACTCGCTGTAATTATGATAGTTACCAAGCTACAAAAAATTTAACTAACACGGTACTAACACAGGAGCAACATAGTTCTAACACGGTACTAACACAGGAGCAACATAGTTCTAACACGGCTTTAACAACACTAAAAGAATATAAGAATAAAAGAATAAAAGAAATAAAGAATATCGACGACGACATCGCGCACGTGCGTGAGGGGGATTTCGTCGAAGTTTTAGAAGTGACCGAGGTGGAGAAAGAAAACGAGCAAAAGAAATCAAACAAAGAAAATTTTGCCGACCTCGTGAAGTCAGAAACCACATGGTTGACTGCCATTCAGAAGAAATTCAAGCTCCTCACATCAGAGGCAGTGAAGAACAAAGTTGACGAGTTCGAGATTGAACTAGTCTGCCGTGGCAAGGATAAGCATGAGGATATGAAAGACTTCAAGTGTCATTTCTGCGACTGGCTTGAAAAGAATTTGAGAACTATCAACCAACCTCAGGCTTCCAACCGTTCCCCATCACCAACCTCAGAGCGTTGGAGCGGCGAGAAGTTTGTACCAAAAAGTTCGGAAGGAGGCATCTATGAAGGAAATTTCTAA
- a CDS encoding toprim domain-containing protein, translating to MEEYKTILEKTDGGLDIFSYYLGKECLKKKFKSPFRSGDNRPSCHLYLNEPPGEQAYYYLQDFGDSRCSGNAFAIAARVLNMSIRNDFKAVLERIDQDLCLGVFEENKGKYSSKPQFNRAAIKQEISKNKTSSIKTFMPVIQEFMSWELEYWNKYGIDVNTLRRYHVHSLRSVTFYKADGKSFNIFGSKAIPAYGYFFNDMKGIKVYRPKAENRFLYGGDLPTPYVFGWEQLQENGDMVFITGGEKDVLSLASHGYNAIAFNSETAKIPADKIKLLSQRFRKIIFLYDSDTTGIKESKSRVEEHNGNYNVFRLELPLSGTKQEKDISDYFALGRTTQDLQKLINKM from the coding sequence ATGGAAGAATACAAAACAATTTTGGAGAAAACAGATGGAGGACTGGATATTTTCAGCTATTATCTGGGTAAGGAGTGCTTGAAGAAAAAGTTCAAGAGCCCCTTCAGAAGTGGCGACAACCGTCCGTCCTGCCATCTGTATCTCAACGAGCCTCCAGGAGAGCAAGCCTACTACTATCTCCAGGACTTTGGCGACAGCAGATGTAGCGGCAACGCCTTTGCAATCGCTGCAAGGGTGCTGAACATGAGCATCCGCAATGATTTCAAGGCCGTATTGGAGAGAATCGACCAGGATCTGTGCCTGGGAGTCTTTGAGGAGAACAAGGGAAAGTATTCCTCAAAGCCCCAGTTCAACAGAGCTGCCATCAAGCAAGAAATCAGCAAGAACAAGACATCAAGTATCAAGACTTTCATGCCTGTCATACAAGAATTTATGTCTTGGGAACTAGAGTATTGGAACAAGTATGGAATCGATGTCAACACCCTACGTCGCTATCATGTTCACAGCCTAAGAAGCGTGACTTTCTATAAAGCCGACGGCAAGAGTTTCAACATATTTGGTTCCAAGGCCATCCCAGCCTACGGCTATTTCTTCAACGACATGAAGGGCATCAAAGTATATCGTCCTAAGGCAGAAAACAGATTTCTGTATGGCGGCGACCTGCCAACGCCATATGTGTTTGGATGGGAACAGTTGCAAGAAAACGGCGACATGGTGTTCATCACTGGTGGAGAAAAGGATGTCCTGTCCCTTGCTTCCCATGGCTACAATGCCATAGCATTCAACAGCGAGACGGCAAAGATACCTGCAGACAAAATAAAGCTGCTTTCCCAGAGGTTCAGAAAAATTATATTTCTTTACGATTCTGATACTACAGGCATCAAGGAATCCAAGAGCAGAGTGGAAGAGCACAATGGCAATTACAACGTTTTCAGATTGGAGTTACCTCTCAGCGGAACCAAGCAAGAAAAGGACATTAGCGACTATTTCGCCTTAGGAAGAACGACACAAGACCTACAAAAGTTAATAAACAAGATGTAG
- a CDS encoding ParA family protein yields MKHYAKIISFANHKGGVGKTTTTASMGSILASKGYKVLLVDLDAQANLTSSLLKKEVSTTIYDGLKSQSSTSLYIYKVREDIRLDMIPADLNLAQADLELAGKMARERILSELLENYKSEYDYILIDCPPSLGLLTLNALTASDYVIIPLVAEVLPFNGLKMIFDFINQIKKFLNPKVNIFGIAITRWEGTKLSKNIEEGLRKQLDDLVFTTKIRKNVTIAQAPLEATNIVDYDKKSNGAQDYIALTEEFLERMVLNNVTISK; encoded by the coding sequence ATGAAACATTACGCAAAGATTATTTCCTTCGCCAACCACAAAGGTGGCGTTGGTAAGACAACGACAACAGCAAGTATGGGTTCAATCCTCGCCTCCAAGGGTTACAAGGTTCTCTTGGTAGATTTGGATGCCCAGGCAAACCTCACCAGTTCACTCTTGAAGAAAGAGGTCTCCACCACCATCTATGATGGCTTGAAATCCCAGTCCTCCACCTCCCTTTATATATATAAGGTACGTGAGGACATCCGTTTGGACATGATACCAGCCGATTTGAACCTAGCCCAGGCAGACTTGGAGTTGGCAGGAAAGATGGCGAGAGAGAGAATCCTCTCGGAGTTGTTGGAGAACTACAAGAGCGAGTACGACTACATCCTCATCGATTGCCCACCTTCCCTTGGGTTGCTCACCCTGAATGCCCTCACGGCATCCGACTATGTGATTATCCCTTTGGTAGCAGAAGTCTTGCCATTTAACGGATTGAAGATGATCTTCGACTTCATCAACCAAATCAAGAAGTTCCTCAATCCAAAGGTAAACATCTTCGGTATCGCCATTACTCGATGGGAAGGAACGAAGCTCAGCAAGAACATCGAGGAAGGTTTGAGAAAGCAGCTGGACGATTTAGTGTTCACGACAAAGATTCGCAAGAATGTCACCATCGCCCAGGCACCATTGGAGGCAACGAACATCGTTGACTACGACAAGAAAAGCAATGGCGCACAGGACTACATCGCCCTGACCGAGGAGTTTTTGGAGAGAATGGTATTAAACAATGTAACCATCAGCAAGTAG